From Tautonia plasticadhaerens, the proteins below share one genomic window:
- a CDS encoding IS630 family transposase (programmed frameshift) has translation MDKYRVTLTEEERAELQHLVSTGKAAARKLAHARILLLADTRAGQEHSDERIADALGVSLRTIARVRQRFVIDGVQAAISRGPQPPRPDKIKIKGDIEQRLVRLACSDPPQGRCHWTPQLLADELVVLGLAESISTETVRQALKKNDIKPWIVETRCIPPEADAEYVWRMEDVIQVHLRPYDPRFPVACFDEACKQLFGEVRPPRRCRSGRPAQVDYEYEREGVCHQLMMCEPLRGWRHVKVTGRRTRRDYAGCIRDLVEVHYPRAEKVLLVQDNLNTHDGASPYEAFSPEVARRLLDRIEFHYTPKHGSWLNMAETEISVMNQQCLDRRLEGPAKLAAEVAAWEHRRNVRRARIHWTFTLAAARRKLRKLYPSIED, from the exons ATGGACAAGTACCGGGTCACCCTGACCGAGGAGGAGCGGGCTGAGTTGCAGCACCTGGTCTCCACCGGCAAGGCTGCCGCCCGCAAGCTGGCCCATGCCCGTATCCTCCTCCTGGCCGATACCAGAGCCGGCCAAGAGCACTCGGATGAGCGGATCGCCGACGCACTTGGGGTCAGCCTACGAACCATCGCCCGGGTCCGTCAGCGGTTCGTCATCGACGGCGTTCAGGCGGCCATCAGTCGGGGTCCCCAGCCGCCACGACCGGACAAGATCAAGATCAAGGGGGACATCGAGCAGCGGTTGGTCCGACTGGCGTGCAGCGATCCGCCGCAGGGCCGATGCCACTGGACGCCGCAACTGCTGGCCGACGAACTGGTCGTCCTGGGCCTGGCCGAGTCGATCAGCACCGAGACCGTCCGCCAGGCTCTCA AAAAGAACGACATCAAGCCCTGGATCGTCGAGACCCGGTGCATCCCGCCCGAGGCCGACGCCGAGTACGTCTGGCGGATGGAGGACGTGATCCAGGTCCACCTGCGGCCCTACGACCCGAGGTTCCCGGTCGCCTGCTTCGACGAGGCGTGCAAGCAACTCTTCGGCGAGGTGCGGCCACCCAGGCGGTGCCGCTCGGGCCGACCGGCTCAGGTGGACTACGAGTACGAGCGGGAGGGCGTCTGCCACCAGTTGATGATGTGCGAGCCGCTGCGGGGCTGGCGTCATGTCAAGGTGACCGGACGCCGGACCCGGCGGGACTACGCCGGCTGCATCCGGGACCTGGTGGAGGTGCACTACCCCCGAGCGGAGAAGGTCCTGCTGGTGCAGGACAACTTGAATACGCACGACGGGGCGAGCCCCTACGAGGCGTTCTCGCCGGAGGTGGCACGTCGGCTCCTGGACCGGATCGAGTTCCACTACACACCCAAGCACGGCAGTTGGCTGAACATGGCCGAGACGGAGATCAGCGTCATGAACCAGCAATGCCTGGATCGCCGGCTGGAGGGTCCGGCCAAGCTGGCGGCGGAGGTGGCGGCCTGGGAACACCGGCGGAACGTGAGGAGAGCCCGAATCCACTGGACCTTCACACTGGCCGCCGCTCGCCGGAAGCTGCGGAAGCTTTACCCGTCAATTGAAGATTGA
- a CDS encoding PQQ-dependent sugar dehydrogenase: protein MEGRVLLSLNFDPGVDPSDFRVTTFASGLDYPYGMTQLVDGSLLVATSRPASTSYFNSTGQLLRLSDADGDGVADGPGTVLYSGLPGALTSIERAGDLILVISSQDGSERISVLRAGASPSDPLSLAGSIRLAVPPGFEHKVFALETRATPGSPGSYDLFFNLGAAENFAATTETVRVSGLIDGTLRGDSLYRVTVSDGPGGLSVSGLTRIASGLRNAAGIAVHPASGDLYFEDNGIDTPSNRIEPLSADELNRVAAADVGGAAEDFGFPSNYTAYRTGTLVGGAGVQPVVAFQPIPDPRTGAESEGPAEIAIAPSAFPPGFNDGVFVGFHGQFNLGIR from the coding sequence TTGGAGGGACGTGTCCTGCTGTCCCTGAACTTCGACCCGGGTGTCGACCCGTCCGACTTCCGGGTCACGACCTTCGCCAGCGGCCTGGACTACCCCTACGGCATGACGCAGCTGGTGGACGGCTCGCTGCTGGTCGCCACGAGCCGGCCGGCCTCGACCAGTTACTTCAACTCCACGGGACAACTCCTGCGCCTCTCGGACGCCGACGGCGACGGCGTCGCCGACGGGCCGGGGACGGTGCTCTACAGCGGGCTGCCCGGGGCCCTCACCTCGATCGAGCGGGCGGGGGACCTGATCCTGGTCATCAGCTCCCAGGATGGGAGCGAGCGCATCTCGGTGCTCCGAGCCGGCGCGTCCCCTTCCGACCCGCTGAGCCTCGCGGGCAGCATCCGCCTCGCCGTCCCGCCCGGATTCGAGCACAAGGTCTTCGCACTGGAGACCCGGGCGACGCCGGGCTCGCCGGGGAGCTACGACCTGTTCTTCAACCTCGGCGCCGCGGAGAACTTCGCCGCGACGACCGAGACCGTTCGGGTCAGCGGGCTGATCGACGGGACGCTCCGGGGCGACTCGCTCTATCGGGTGACGGTGAGCGACGGGCCCGGGGGTCTCTCCGTCTCGGGGCTCACCCGGATCGCCTCGGGGCTGAGGAACGCGGCGGGGATCGCCGTGCATCCGGCCTCGGGCGACCTCTATTTCGAGGACAACGGGATCGACACGCCTTCGAACCGGATCGAGCCGCTGAGCGCCGACGAGCTGAACCGGGTCGCGGCGGCCGACGTCGGCGGCGCGGCCGAGGACTTCGGCTTCCCGTCGAACTACACGGCCTACCGCACCGGCACCCTCGTCGGGGGGGCGGGAGTGCAGCCGGTCGTGGCCTTCCAGCCGATCCCCGACCCCCGGACCGGTGCCGAGAGCGAGGGGCCGGCCGAGATCGCGATCGCCCCGTCGGCGTTCCCGCCCGGCTTCAACGATGGCGTCTTCGTGGGCTTCCACGGGCAGTTCAACCTGGGGATCCGATAG